The Fusarium falciforme chromosome 4, complete sequence genomic interval CGAGGTCTGGATATCCTTTATCGGGGTCTGAGCCGTCCGGACCGCGGCTTGCTGGCCGAGATAAAGCAATGGAACCCCACTGACGCCAAATAGAGTCGCGGGTGGCCAGGGGGAAGTAGTGGCGTGGATTCAGGAACGGGGAGGTATTAACAGCTTtcaaaaaagataaatacaaaaataaaaagagaaacaAGCAATGAGGCGAAAAAGTAACCCGATACGCCGGATCCTATGACTCCATtgggaaaaaagaagaagaagagggcccttttttggaggaggagaagggggaAAGGGGGACCGGGCTAATGCTTGACGGGTGATCAGAAGCgagcgatgatgatgctggatCTGAATTGCGGAGGCCGTTTATCGGCAAATGGACTGGACTTTGACCTCGGCGCGGGCACCTCAGGCTCACGACTCGCGACGGAGCCTGTGGACGGGACTCGGGGATGCGGCTACAAGGGCCGTCCCCACTGAAGCGCGTGAGCTTCTAGGGGGGTTCCAAGAGGATGGTGGACGTCAATCAATCAACGGGCAGCCCCAGACGGATGGGATCTGGGGCAattggactggactggatccattcatccatcatgaCCGACCGCCTGTGAGATGGAGGTCGGGTCGGGGTTGTTCACCCATGGCCGTGTTTTGCAGTTTGGGCCGAGACACGTGAAAGGTAGGTAGGGCGAGGTAGCATTGACGGATATGCTCAACTTGTGCTAGCTGTATTACCTTTTTGCATTAGTTATGGCTTATTTGATATTAAATCCAATGCTGCGTGAATGAGTTCATTCCATCTTGTCATGCAGAGGTGATGGTTTGCATCCACTCGACTTCGTGTAGGTATTTAGTAGATCCGATCTCGGGAGACAACTCGCACTTGTTGAGCACTTTCAGTCAAGACATGGAACCCACTGCACCTAAGGTGGGTAATGTCGTTATTTCCATCGGGAGTTATGGATGTAATGATAGACGTCTTCTACCTACCAAGCTTGTGCAGACAGTACGGAACGTTGCATTGCAACCCACAAGATATATCAGCTGCATAGTTACGAAACCTTCCACGAAAATTCCCAAATAATCCGTAGAATACTGTGCTTTGGAGAGCATTGGCTAATATTACGATCAAGTTTGTTTGTTCGTCATGACAGAGTTTGCTTATTAGTCTAGCATTCAATATAGATAGGTAGGTAACCTCGTCATGTCGCCAGTGCCCTTTTACTTGACTACCCTCTTGCACTCAAAAACGCCTTCTTCTTATCCCCAAGCAACTTCATCAGTTTCCGGTTCTCCAACGCCGCGCTCGCCGCCTTCGCACCCGCCTCTGTCTTCTTGAGCGCAGTTCCAACGCCCAAGAGCTTGTTTGTCTCTCCCCAACCGTCCAAATAGACACCCATCGCGTATAGAGGAAGCCCGAGGTTCTTATCCTTCTTGTTACATGGCATGTCCTCATACCGGATTTTGATGCCCTTGACGACGAGAATCTGGGCGAGGCGCTCCTTAGGCGTGGGTTCCTTCTTGGGTGGTCCTGCGTCGCCTTTGGCGGATTGATCGTCTTGGGTCTTGGGGGCAGAGGCGTCGGCCCTCTCTACCTGCTTGATTTGGTCTTTGATCGTACGACCCCAGAGAGCTTTAAGCCAGGCTGCAGCATTTGCCCGTCCTTGCACGGGGTCTGCTCGTATAACTGCTCCGACATATGCTTCGAAAACGTCTCCTTGAATCTTGATGACATCCCTGTCTCTTGGCTTCGTGCGCATCAACTGCTCCATGGTCCCCATATCGGTCGGGAGATGAGTTCTCTTGTGAAATCCATACTGTCGGTAGTATTCTGCCAAGGTGATGTTGCGCACAAGCTGCTCGCGAATTTGAGATAAACGTCCAACTGGGAGGTGATTCTCAAAGGTTTGCATGACAAGGTCTGTAGAAATCGTCTCGAGGGCAGCGTCACCGAACC includes:
- a CDS encoding RNase III domain-containing protein, which gives rise to MSKRRNSETPGDEGLRKRPHLTPNTDSTIGSIIAGITPWTSSDIPRELPPLPPIAKPELETAVFRHPGIGHGPNYEILEWFGDAALETISTDLVMQTFENHLPVGRLSQIREQLVRNITLAEYYRQYGFHKRTHLPTDMGTMEQLMRTKPRDRDVIKIQGDVFEAYVGAVIRADPVQGRANAAAWLKALWGRTIKDQIKQVERADASAPKTQDDQSAKGDAGPPKKEPTPKERLAQILVVKGIKIRYEDMPCNKKDKNLGLPLYAMGVYLDGWGETNKLLGVGTALKKTEAGAKAASAALENRKLMKLLGDKKKAFLSARG